Proteins encoded within one genomic window of Formosa agariphila KMM 3901:
- the aldA gene encoding aldehyde dehydrogenase, with the protein MKHYKQYINGQFVDSKATEVIEILNPCTEEVLSTISTGTVEDANNALEAAQAAQPVWEALPAIQRAAFLHKMADVIRENRVFLAETLSKEQAKVIGLAQVEIDVTADYFDYNAGWARRIEGEIIQSDRAKEHIYLHKVPIGVAVGICPWNFPFFVMARKVAASLITGNTCVIKPSSEAPNTIMEFADFIQNIDLPKGVLNFVCGSGRTVGNALSKSPITGIISLTGSVGAGQKIIEAAAENITKVSLELGGKAPAIVCADANLELAVNAVVSSKVIFSGQVCNCAERVYVEDSIYDEFVEKLTKKMSEVTVEDALTGVNADMSSLVSKSQIDKISEMVEFAKKEGAEVLVGGKRPEKFSKGYFYEPTLLTNCTQNMQVVQEEVFGPVLPVMKFTTLDEAIALANDCQYGLTSSIFSENYNNIMHATNSLQFGETYVNREHFEAIQGFHAGWKKSGVGGADGKHGMEEYLHTRVVYAKYY; encoded by the coding sequence ATGAAACATTATAAGCAATATATCAATGGACAATTTGTAGACTCTAAAGCTACAGAGGTCATTGAAATTTTAAATCCCTGTACAGAAGAAGTGTTAAGTACAATTTCTACAGGTACTGTTGAAGACGCTAACAACGCATTAGAAGCTGCTCAAGCAGCCCAGCCAGTGTGGGAAGCATTACCAGCTATACAAAGAGCCGCTTTTTTACATAAAATGGCTGATGTTATTAGAGAAAATAGAGTGTTTTTAGCAGAAACTTTGTCGAAAGAACAAGCCAAAGTTATCGGGTTAGCACAAGTAGAAATTGACGTCACAGCAGATTATTTCGATTATAACGCCGGATGGGCTAGACGTATTGAAGGCGAAATTATACAAAGTGATCGTGCTAAAGAACACATTTACCTTCATAAAGTACCAATTGGTGTAGCTGTAGGTATTTGTCCTTGGAATTTCCCATTTTTTGTAATGGCAAGAAAAGTTGCAGCGTCTTTAATTACAGGAAATACCTGTGTTATAAAACCAAGTTCTGAAGCACCAAATACTATTATGGAATTTGCCGATTTTATTCAGAATATTGATTTACCTAAAGGTGTATTAAATTTTGTATGTGGATCGGGTAGAACAGTTGGTAACGCGCTTTCAAAAAGTCCAATTACGGGGATAATTAGTTTAACAGGAAGTGTTGGTGCAGGACAAAAAATTATTGAAGCTGCAGCTGAAAATATTACCAAAGTCTCTTTAGAATTAGGAGGGAAAGCACCTGCTATTGTTTGTGCTGATGCCAATTTAGAATTAGCAGTTAATGCTGTAGTGTCTTCAAAAGTGATTTTTAGCGGTCAAGTTTGTAACTGTGCAGAACGTGTGTATGTTGAAGACAGTATTTACGATGAATTTGTCGAAAAATTGACCAAAAAGATGAGTGAAGTTACGGTTGAAGATGCTTTAACCGGAGTGAATGCCGATATGAGTAGTTTAGTTTCTAAATCACAAATCGATAAAATTTCTGAAATGGTCGAATTTGCTAAAAAGGAAGGAGCCGAAGTTCTAGTAGGAGGAAAGCGCCCGGAAAAATTTAGTAAAGGGTATTTTTATGAGCCTACTTTGTTGACCAATTGTACACAGAATATGCAGGTGGTTCAGGAAGAGGTGTTTGGCCCAGTGTTACCTGTAATGAAGTTTACTACATTAGATGAAGCCATAGCCTTGGCTAACGATTGTCAGTATGGTTTAACCTCATCTATATTTTCAGAAAATTATAATAACATCATGCATGCTACTAATAGTTTGCAATTTGGAGAAACCTATGTAAATAGAGAGCATTTTGAAGCCATACAAGGTTTTCACGCCGGATGGAAAAAGTCAGGTGTTGGTGGTGCAGATGGCAAACATGGTATGGAAGAATATTTGCACACCCGAGTGGTTTATGCCAAATATTACTAA
- a CDS encoding alpha-hydroxy acid oxidase, giving the protein MAIKFDSRYPSIDDLRTKAQKKIPKFAFEYLDGGCNEDVNLLRNTSELRDVQLKPNYLRAHVGSSLKTKLFGIEYDAPFGIAPVGLQGLMWPNSPEILAKAAFEHNIPFILSTVTTTSIERASELTEGKAWFQLYHPTENRLRDDIIHRAAAAECPVLVILCDVPTFGFRPRDIRNGLAMPPKMSIQNILQVLGKPHWALETLRYGQPNFENLKPYMPKGLDLKQLGKFMDQTFSGRLNAEKIKPIRDMWKGKLVLKGVASEYDAEEAIRLGIDGIIVSNHGGRQLDAGESTIKPLTTIAEKYGNQIEVMMDSGIRSGPDVARALASGAKFTFMGRSFMYGVSALGKEGGNHTISLLKTELQQVMNQLCCATTSDFPYHLIKQTNK; this is encoded by the coding sequence ATGGCTATAAAATTTGATTCACGCTATCCATCAATAGATGATTTAAGAACTAAAGCGCAAAAAAAAATACCAAAGTTTGCTTTTGAATATTTAGATGGAGGATGTAATGAGGATGTAAATTTATTAAGAAATACCTCAGAATTAAGAGATGTACAATTAAAGCCAAATTATTTAAGGGCACATGTAGGGTCTTCCTTAAAAACTAAATTATTTGGAATAGAATATGATGCCCCTTTTGGGATTGCACCTGTGGGCTTACAAGGATTAATGTGGCCTAACTCTCCAGAAATTTTAGCCAAAGCTGCTTTCGAGCATAATATTCCATTCATACTAAGCACTGTAACGACGACGAGTATTGAGCGAGCAAGTGAATTAACAGAAGGAAAAGCTTGGTTTCAATTGTATCATCCTACAGAAAATAGATTAAGAGACGATATTATTCATCGAGCCGCAGCTGCAGAATGTCCTGTGCTGGTAATTCTTTGCGATGTACCCACCTTTGGTTTTAGACCACGAGATATACGTAATGGATTAGCAATGCCTCCAAAGATGTCTATCCAAAATATTTTACAAGTTTTAGGTAAACCACATTGGGCTTTAGAAACTTTAAGATATGGTCAACCTAATTTTGAAAACTTAAAGCCTTATATGCCAAAAGGTTTAGATTTAAAACAGTTAGGGAAATTTATGGATCAAACTTTTTCTGGTCGATTAAATGCAGAAAAAATAAAACCGATTCGTGATATGTGGAAAGGAAAGTTAGTATTAAAGGGTGTAGCCTCTGAATATGATGCAGAGGAAGCTATTAGATTAGGGATAGACGGAATTATAGTCTCTAATCATGGTGGGCGGCAATTAGACGCAGGTGAATCTACCATAAAACCACTAACCACAATTGCAGAAAAATATGGTAATCAGATAGAAGTGATGATGGATAGTGGAATTCGTTCAGGACCTGATGTAGCTCGAGCATTGGCAAGTGGGGCAAAATTTACATTTATGGGACGCTCGTTTATGTACGGTGTTTCTGCACTTGGAAAAGAAGGTGGTAATCATACTATTTCATTATTGAAGACAGAATTACAGCAAGTTATGAATCAATTATGTTGTGCCACGACAAGTGATTTTCCATATCACTTAATTAAACAAACCAATAAATAA
- a CDS encoding class II aldolase/adducin family protein — MTRKIKLIHPRDQITTIISRIYKRGMTTTSGGNISVIDQNGDIWVTPSAIDKGSLRASDIICVKKDGTIIGKHKPSSEFPFHKAIYEARPDIKSVIHAHPPALVSFSIVRKIPNTNVISQAKHVCGPIGYAEYRLPGSEDLGEVIAAEFKKGYKAVIMENHGTVLGGSDLTDAFERFEALEFCARTILYGSQIGTPRYLTNEQLDDFQAQATGVLPEMETTSYLSDEVEKRLEICQIVQRSCQQGLMISSYGTVSMRWNENDFLITPTGINRWDIDLDDIVQVKEGKREAGKKPSRAAWIHQEIYNRNPEVNSIIMTQSPYLMAFGVTGSYLNVRTIPESWIFLQDIKTLKYGAHFRKNNNSDLVDNCATALIIENDSVIITGDKLLQTFDYLEVAEFSAKSIVLGNSLGEMVPINDNQVEDLRKKFLS; from the coding sequence ATGACTAGAAAAATAAAACTAATTCATCCAAGAGACCAAATTACTACAATAATTAGTAGAATTTATAAACGTGGAATGACCACGACTTCTGGTGGTAACATATCAGTTATAGACCAGAATGGAGATATTTGGGTTACCCCATCAGCTATTGATAAAGGTTCTTTAAGAGCGTCAGATATTATTTGTGTAAAAAAAGATGGTACAATAATAGGTAAACATAAACCATCTTCAGAATTTCCTTTTCATAAAGCCATTTATGAAGCTCGTCCAGATATAAAATCGGTTATTCATGCGCATCCTCCAGCCTTAGTTTCATTTAGTATTGTACGAAAAATTCCTAATACTAATGTTATCTCACAAGCTAAACATGTGTGTGGTCCAATAGGCTATGCAGAGTATAGACTTCCTGGAAGCGAAGATTTGGGAGAAGTCATAGCTGCCGAATTTAAAAAGGGATATAAAGCTGTAATTATGGAAAATCACGGTACCGTTTTAGGTGGAAGTGACTTAACAGATGCTTTTGAACGTTTTGAAGCTTTAGAATTTTGTGCGCGCACCATACTGTATGGTTCTCAAATAGGAACACCAAGATACTTAACAAATGAACAATTAGATGATTTTCAGGCTCAAGCTACAGGAGTTTTACCAGAAATGGAAACCACATCGTATCTTTCAGACGAAGTTGAAAAACGACTAGAAATCTGTCAAATAGTGCAACGTTCTTGTCAACAAGGATTGATGATTAGCTCTTATGGGACAGTTTCTATGCGATGGAATGAAAACGATTTTCTTATAACCCCTACAGGAATTAATAGATGGGATATAGATTTAGATGATATTGTTCAAGTAAAAGAAGGTAAACGCGAGGCCGGAAAAAAACCGAGTAGAGCAGCTTGGATTCATCAAGAAATATACAATCGTAACCCCGAGGTGAATTCAATAATCATGACACAATCTCCATATTTAATGGCTTTTGGTGTAACAGGAAGTTATTTAAATGTACGTACTATTCCAGAAAGTTGGATTTTTTTACAGGATATAAAAACTTTAAAATACGGTGCTCATTTCAGAAAAAACAACAATTCAGATCTTGTAGATAATTGTGCTACAGCATTAATTATAGAAAACGATTCGGTAATTATTACTGGCGACAAATTACTTCAAACTTTCGATTATTTAGAGGTTGCAGAATTTAGTGCTAAATCTATAGTCTTAGGAAATTCACTTGGAGAAATGGTCCCAATTAATGACAATCAAGTAGAAGATTTAAGAAAAAAGTTTTTATCGTAA
- a CDS encoding FGGY-family carbohydrate kinase, protein MNKKVTAVFDIGKTNKKFFLFDKDFKEVHKEYISFDEIEDEDGHPTENLPALQSWLKNVFNRILKAEEFEVKAINFSTYGASLVHIDENGNPLTPLYNYTKPLPQQIVNSFFETYGPREDFLKTTGCSDLSMLNSGLQLYWLKKEHPEVYKKIKYSLHLPQYLSYIFTGIPLSEYTSIGCHTALWDYVKKDYHSWVYQEGFNKILPPIVSTETSVNMNYNGTRIKIGVGIHDSSAALLPYVRSIKKKFVLVSTGTWSIVFNPFTEQPIATEVDGNEAINYMRINGKPVKATRLFLGNEYKLQVKKLDEAFGVADDYHRHVKFDYDLYSKITDNFKHTFKWESIEAETMPLETIMNFENYQHAYHQLMTELVLLQIESIKKAIGSDAISGIYVDGGFSDNDVYIKLLAHHFRDKKLRTTDSSLGSALGAAIAISDAKLNSKFLKKNYALKKHVPFIVS, encoded by the coding sequence ATGAATAAAAAAGTAACAGCCGTATTTGATATAGGTAAGACTAACAAGAAATTTTTCTTATTCGATAAGGATTTTAAGGAAGTACATAAAGAGTATATTTCTTTTGATGAAATAGAAGATGAAGACGGACATCCTACAGAGAACCTTCCTGCCTTACAATCTTGGCTAAAAAACGTATTTAACCGCATTCTTAAAGCTGAGGAATTTGAAGTTAAAGCCATTAATTTCTCAACCTATGGTGCAAGTTTAGTTCATATAGACGAAAACGGTAATCCGCTAACACCACTTTATAATTATACAAAGCCGTTACCGCAACAAATTGTAAATTCTTTTTTCGAAACTTACGGACCAAGAGAAGATTTTCTTAAAACTACAGGATGTTCAGATTTAAGTATGTTAAACTCAGGTTTACAGTTGTATTGGTTAAAAAAAGAGCACCCGGAGGTATATAAAAAAATAAAATACAGCTTGCATTTACCGCAATATCTTAGTTATATTTTTACAGGTATTCCATTAAGCGAATATACAAGTATTGGTTGCCATACTGCACTTTGGGATTATGTAAAAAAAGATTATCACAGTTGGGTGTACCAAGAAGGATTTAATAAAATTTTACCCCCAATAGTGTCTACAGAGACTAGTGTTAACATGAATTATAACGGCACTCGAATTAAGATAGGTGTTGGTATTCATGATAGCTCTGCCGCACTTCTACCTTATGTAAGAAGTATAAAAAAGAAATTTGTATTAGTGTCTACAGGAACGTGGAGCATAGTTTTTAATCCGTTTACAGAGCAACCTATTGCGACCGAAGTAGATGGAAACGAGGCTATTAATTACATGCGAATAAATGGGAAGCCCGTAAAAGCAACACGTTTATTCTTAGGTAATGAATACAAATTGCAAGTAAAGAAATTAGATGAAGCTTTTGGGGTTGCCGATGATTATCACCGCCATGTTAAGTTTGATTACGACTTGTATTCAAAAATTACAGACAACTTTAAACATACTTTTAAATGGGAAAGTATTGAAGCAGAAACCATGCCTTTGGAAACAATTATGAACTTTGAAAATTACCAACATGCTTATCATCAGTTAATGACAGAGTTGGTTTTACTTCAAATAGAAAGCATTAAAAAAGCAATAGGAAGCGATGCCATTTCTGGAATTTATGTCGATGGTGGTTTCAGCGATAACGATGTTTATATAAAGTTGTTAGCTCATCATTTTAGAGATAAAAAATTAAGAACTACAGATTCTTCGTTAGGATCTGCATTAGGGGCAGCAATTGCTATTTCAGACGCTAAACTGAACTCTAAATTTCTTAAAAAAAATTACGCCCTTAAAAAGCATGTGCCTTTTATAGTGAGTTAA